One genomic window of Chloroflexota bacterium includes the following:
- the secF gene encoding protein translocase subunit SecF — protein sequence MFDIVGRRKWAYVVSAVIIVPSILSLIFFRLQPGIDFSGGTIYELRFDATPTTEEIKRVYLSLNLGEPLVQATGEGTVIIRSKELGLEDKQAVRGALEEVNGQAEELRFEAVGPVIARELTQRAILAVLVASVGILVYITWAFRHVPQPFRYGVCAICALVHDVLIVLGVFSVLGFLVNKEIDSMFITAILTAIGYSVHDTIVVFDRVRENRSKYAYAPLPTVVNFSVNQTIDRSLNTSITLLITLFALYLFGGLAIKDFVLALLIGTATGTYSSIFIAASLLVDWDVFSRRQVEAS from the coding sequence ATGTTTGACATTGTCGGCCGCAGGAAGTGGGCTTACGTTGTATCAGCGGTAATAATCGTTCCGAGTATTCTTTCGCTCATCTTCTTCCGCTTGCAACCAGGTATCGACTTTTCTGGCGGTACTATCTATGAACTACGCTTCGACGCCACACCAACTACCGAGGAAATCAAGCGCGTCTACCTGAGCCTCAATCTTGGCGAGCCACTTGTGCAGGCGACAGGTGAGGGCACGGTCATTATCCGTTCAAAGGAACTTGGGCTGGAGGATAAGCAAGCCGTGCGCGGCGCTCTGGAAGAGGTAAACGGCCAAGCTGAGGAGCTGCGCTTCGAAGCTGTGGGACCCGTGATCGCCCGGGAACTCACCCAGAGAGCCATTCTCGCGGTGCTGGTAGCATCAGTGGGTATTCTTGTGTACATCACGTGGGCGTTTCGCCACGTACCCCAACCTTTCCGCTATGGCGTCTGCGCGATCTGCGCGCTTGTCCACGATGTATTGATCGTGTTGGGCGTATTCTCCGTGCTGGGTTTCCTGGTCAATAAAGAGATCGACTCTATGTTCATTACGGCCATTCTCACCGCCATCGGCTATTCGGTGCACGATACGATCGTGGTCTTCGACCGTGTGCGTGAGAATCGCTCCAAATATGCCTATGCGCCCCTTCCCACCGTCGTGAACTTCAGTGTCAATCAGACGATCGACCGCTCGTTGAACACGTCCATCACGTTGCTCATTACACTCTTTGCGCTTTACCTCTTTGGGGGTCTGGCCATCAAGGACTTCGTCCTGGCGCTCCTGATCGGCACGGCAACAGGTACCTATTCCTCGATCTTCATTGCCGCGAGCCTGCTGGTGGATTGGGACGTCTTCTCTCGGCGTCAGGTTGAGGCGTCGTAG
- the alr gene encoding alanine racemase encodes MEPLTWIEISRGALWHNITAFRQRLSPGASLLAVVKANAYGHGLRVVARSIAAHVDWLGVNTLDEALALHNDGITTRHGAGPLRVLIMGFTPHSRAAEVVRLGFRQVVFDQAAAACLAQAAVAQNVTAAVHVKIETGTYRLGVGFQEALPFLRQLQSLPHLTVEGIYTHFATAEDTADDSYLQLQISRFAEAQAALARAGMGVTYQHMAATAATVVAPAAHGRLARIGIGLYGLWPSLDTKIAMTERSAQPLTLRPVMQWKTRIVHIQNVARGETVGYGRTYRTRRDSNIAVIPVGYSDGYDRKLSNVGKVAVRRRLAAVVGRVMMNMTLIDVTDIPGVQVGDEVTLLGTEIPAEHIATHVGTINYEIVSRINPALPRIAVP; translated from the coding sequence ATGGAACCCCTTACCTGGATAGAGATCAGCCGCGGCGCGCTGTGGCACAATATCACCGCGTTCAGACAACGGCTAAGCCCAGGGGCTTCTCTGTTGGCTGTTGTCAAGGCCAACGCCTACGGCCACGGACTGCGCGTTGTGGCTCGGAGCATCGCCGCTCATGTCGATTGGCTCGGCGTCAATACACTTGATGAAGCGTTGGCGTTGCACAACGACGGGATTACGACGCGCCACGGAGCCGGGCCGCTGCGGGTCTTGATCATGGGCTTTACCCCCCATAGCCGCGCCGCGGAGGTCGTGCGGCTCGGGTTTCGGCAGGTTGTCTTCGATCAAGCCGCCGCCGCGTGTCTGGCACAGGCCGCGGTGGCGCAGAACGTGACCGCCGCCGTGCACGTGAAGATCGAGACGGGCACGTACCGGCTGGGCGTTGGGTTCCAGGAGGCGCTCCCGTTTCTGCGGCAGTTGCAGTCCTTGCCTCATCTCACGGTCGAGGGCATCTACACCCACTTTGCGACGGCGGAAGATACGGCTGATGACTCCTATCTCCAATTGCAGATCAGCCGTTTTGCGGAGGCGCAGGCGGCCTTGGCACGCGCCGGGATGGGCGTAACATATCAGCACATGGCGGCAACGGCGGCGACAGTGGTGGCGCCGGCCGCGCACGGCAGGTTGGCGCGCATCGGCATTGGTCTCTACGGCTTGTGGCCGTCGCTGGACACGAAGATCGCTATGACAGAGCGCTCTGCGCAACCCCTGACGCTACGTCCCGTCATGCAATGGAAGACGCGTATCGTGCACATACAGAACGTGGCGCGTGGCGAGACCGTGGGGTATGGGCGCACGTATCGCACGCGGCGCGATTCAAACATAGCAGTCATCCCTGTGGGATACTCTGACGGCTATGACCGCAAGCTGTCGAATGTGGGAAAAGTTGCCGTGCGCCGCAGGCTCGCAGCCGTTGTCGGTCGCGTCATGATGAACATGACACTCATTGACGTAACCGACATTCCAGGGGTCCAGGTTGGCGATGAGGTAACGCTGCTGGGGACGGAGATCCCGGCAGAACACATTGCGACACACGTTGGGACGATCAACTACGAGATTGTGAGTCGCATCAACCCGGCTCTGCCGCGCATTGCAGTGCCTTAG
- the hisS gene encoding histidine--tRNA ligase: MSLESRPIDSVRGMLDLDSQQTHVQAQLRQSLLDAFQLASYVPIEVPLVEQADLYLRKSGAETISKMYTFEDFGGRRLALRPELTASIVRYYLGNDQNSTFPLRYAYSGPVFRYEKPQRGRFRQFSMAGVELLGSDGPSADAEVIALACWTLKRLGIAQYRLVIGHVGILLELLGSLGLSTRLRHFLLDSMEDVGRPGRGLGYVRKRLEEIHPNRRAAATTQESFTGSEEQAQATLRASLQEMGIELDGSRPAEAILGRMFRKQRASDEDERLERAFEFIQGLHDLSGAPGEVLERARKFLESFGLGDQPLSRLTDVVAALHAYGIEDSHVQVQLALGRGLHYYTDVVFELYDSTGQSQLCGGGRYNELVQSLGGRKSVPAVGFAFGLERLRLALDEQGAAPPAPPPTQVLVAAASTGATHASMQTAQRLREQGISAEHDLRQRAERARIGYANRRGIPFVLLVEDKNDTAILRNLSEATEQALSLGEVVQVLNG; this comes from the coding sequence ATGTCGCTAGAATCTCGCCCCATAGACTCTGTTCGTGGGATGCTGGACCTCGACTCCCAGCAGACCCACGTGCAAGCTCAACTGCGGCAATCTCTGCTCGATGCCTTCCAACTCGCAAGCTATGTCCCCATCGAAGTGCCGCTGGTGGAGCAGGCTGATCTCTACTTGCGCAAGTCCGGCGCCGAGACAATCTCCAAGATGTACACCTTTGAAGACTTCGGCGGACGTCGCTTGGCGTTGCGCCCGGAACTCACCGCCTCAATCGTTCGCTACTACCTGGGAAACGATCAGAACTCCACTTTCCCGCTGCGATATGCCTACTCTGGGCCGGTGTTCCGCTACGAAAAACCGCAACGCGGGCGTTTTCGCCAGTTCTCGATGGCAGGCGTAGAGCTACTTGGTAGTGACGGGCCGTCCGCCGATGCCGAGGTGATAGCGTTAGCGTGTTGGACGCTCAAAAGACTTGGCATCGCACAATACCGGCTCGTTATCGGTCACGTTGGCATTCTCTTGGAATTACTTGGCAGCTTGGGACTTTCGACCCGTTTGCGGCACTTTCTCCTCGACAGCATGGAAGACGTGGGGAGGCCCGGGCGGGGCCTGGGCTACGTGCGCAAGCGCCTGGAAGAGATCCACCCTAACCGGCGGGCCGCAGCAACGACACAAGAGTCCTTTACCGGCTCCGAGGAGCAGGCACAAGCCACGCTGCGCGCATCGTTGCAGGAGATGGGAATCGAGCTCGACGGCAGCCGACCGGCAGAGGCAATACTCGGCCGGATGTTTCGCAAACAACGCGCTTCCGATGAAGATGAGCGGCTGGAACGCGCATTTGAGTTTATCCAAGGCTTGCACGACCTTTCGGGAGCACCAGGGGAAGTGCTGGAACGCGCACGAAAGTTTCTGGAGTCATTTGGCTTAGGCGACCAGCCCCTTAGCCGCCTTACTGATGTGGTGGCGGCGCTCCATGCCTATGGCATTGAGGATTCTCACGTGCAAGTGCAACTCGCTCTCGGGCGCGGCCTCCATTACTACACCGATGTGGTGTTCGAGCTGTACGACTCAACAGGCCAGAGCCAGTTGTGTGGCGGCGGCCGCTACAACGAACTTGTGCAATCCCTTGGCGGGCGCAAGTCCGTTCCGGCGGTGGGATTCGCGTTTGGCCTGGAGCGCCTCCGGCTGGCTTTGGACGAGCAAGGCGCTGCGCCGCCGGCTCCGCCGCCAACGCAGGTGCTTGTGGCTGCAGCCAGCACAGGCGCCACACACGCCAGCATGCAAACAGCGCAGCGGCTCCGGGAACAGGGCATCAGCGCGGAACACGACCTGCGGCAACGCGCCGAGCGTGCGCGCATTGGCTACGCCAATCGGAGGGGAATCCCTTTTGTCCTCTTAGTAGAGGACAAAAATGACACCGCAATCCTGCGTAATCTATCCGAAGCCACCGAACAAGCGCTTTCATTGGGTGAAGTGGTGCAGGTGCTCAATGGCTGA
- a CDS encoding gluconate 2-dehydrogenase subunit 3 family protein — MSKQHVDGEILTKEQLALLAAIQNRLIPAQDEMPGAGDAGCASMLDRFLSERAALRRPILAALNAIEAAAGERRQASAVDDAASTYVAFLALSNAERDEVLRAVELAHEDLFSTLLNQTYTAYYTNPAVLLVLGWNPPQPEGFPTPPPFDEALLANVKQRGKIWRDA; from the coding sequence ATGAGCAAACAACACGTTGATGGTGAGATTCTCACTAAGGAACAGCTAGCGCTCCTGGCAGCGATTCAAAACCGGTTGATACCCGCGCAGGACGAGATGCCGGGGGCAGGCGACGCAGGATGCGCCAGCATGCTCGATCGCTTTCTCAGCGAGCGCGCTGCACTGCGCCGTCCCATACTTGCCGCGCTGAACGCTATCGAGGCGGCAGCCGGCGAGCGACGGCAGGCATCCGCTGTAGACGATGCCGCATCCACGTATGTTGCATTCCTAGCGCTTTCCAATGCTGAACGTGACGAGGTGCTCCGTGCCGTTGAATTGGCGCACGAGGACCTCTTTTCTACCTTGTTGAATCAAACGTACACCGCCTACTACACAAATCCCGCCGTGCTGCTCGTTCTCGGCTGGAATCCACCGCAGCCGGAAGGGTTTCCCACCCCACCGCCCTTCGACGAAGCGCTCCTGGCCAACGTGAAGCAACGCGGCAAGATTTGGCGGGACGCGTGA
- the secD gene encoding protein translocase subunit SecD produces the protein MNRRFYITLAFIVVFVSLASYVNWPGNPGLNLGIGNSRLVRDLRYHLGLDLQGGLHVVLRATPAEDQNITSDHMEATRGIIAERVNALGVSEPIVQLEGTDRIIVELPGVANPDEAIALFRETGELAFVDLGRSSVPPIQVGGLVEGEQYRRLFTGAMVESAEVGFDERSLPQINFELKDEGAVIFEEFTSQNVCVRSGGSPCTWLGITLDNYLISAATISSTISNRGRITGNFTLEEARDIVIKLKYGALPVPLEIAQNRTVGPTLGQDSVDRSLRAGIIGLALVATFMLIYYRMPGLVAVVALLIYALLVLGIFRLWPVVLTLAGIAGFILSVGMAVDANILIFERLKEELRRGRSLRSALDVGFDRAWTSIRDSNISTLITCAVLFYFGTGIVRGFAVTLAIGVIISMFTAITITRTFLYVVVRLPQLRDHPWLYGVGQEEEPSPEPRQTPPQQATEP, from the coding sequence ATGAACCGACGCTTTTACATTACCCTGGCATTCATTGTCGTATTCGTCTCGCTGGCAAGCTATGTCAATTGGCCCGGCAATCCAGGTCTCAACCTCGGTATCGGCAATTCGCGCCTTGTGCGCGACCTCCGCTATCACTTAGGCCTCGACCTGCAGGGCGGTCTCCATGTAGTGTTGCGAGCCACTCCCGCGGAAGATCAGAACATCACGTCCGACCACATGGAAGCCACACGGGGTATCATTGCCGAACGCGTGAATGCCTTGGGTGTCTCGGAGCCCATCGTGCAATTGGAGGGCACCGACCGCATCATCGTCGAACTACCCGGCGTAGCTAACCCGGATGAAGCCATCGCACTCTTCCGCGAAACCGGCGAACTTGCCTTCGTTGACCTTGGCAGAAGTTCAGTCCCACCCATTCAGGTAGGCGGGCTCGTTGAAGGTGAGCAGTATCGGAGGCTCTTCACCGGGGCTATGGTTGAGTCTGCGGAAGTCGGCTTCGATGAGCGCAGCCTGCCGCAGATCAACTTTGAACTCAAAGATGAAGGCGCGGTAATCTTCGAAGAGTTTACGTCTCAAAACGTCTGTGTACGCTCAGGCGGCTCACCGTGCACCTGGCTGGGCATTACGCTCGACAACTACCTAATCTCTGCTGCTACGATCTCGAGTACCATCTCAAACCGCGGTCGCATTACGGGGAACTTCACCCTGGAAGAAGCGCGTGATATTGTCATCAAACTGAAGTACGGCGCCCTGCCGGTACCGCTGGAAATAGCACAGAACCGAACCGTTGGCCCTACGTTGGGCCAAGACTCGGTTGACCGCAGCCTCCGGGCCGGAATTATCGGCTTGGCGCTTGTTGCCACCTTCATGTTGATCTACTATCGTATGCCCGGCCTGGTAGCAGTTGTCGCCCTGCTGATCTACGCGCTCTTAGTGCTTGGTATCTTCCGGCTGTGGCCGGTCGTGCTCACGCTCGCAGGTATCGCCGGATTCATCCTCTCCGTTGGTATGGCTGTGGATGCCAATATCCTGATTTTCGAGCGTCTGAAGGAAGAGCTGCGCCGGGGCAGATCCTTGCGCTCCGCCCTTGACGTCGGCTTCGATCGTGCTTGGACGTCGATCCGAGACTCCAATATTTCCACGTTGATTACGTGCGCCGTGCTCTTCTATTTTGGTACGGGCATCGTGCGTGGTTTCGCCGTCACACTTGCGATCGGCGTAATCATAAGCATGTTTACGGCGATTACGATAACGCGCACGTTTCTTTACGTCGTGGTACGCCTCCCGCAACTGCGCGACCATCCGTGGCTCTATGGTGTTGGTCAGGAAGAAGAGCCATCTCCCGAGCCTCGCCAAACACCGCCGCAGCAAGCAACGGAACCATAA
- the hisG gene encoding ATP phosphoribosyltransferase → MAEALRLLVPSKGRIGEQTLDFFARCGLDVVRPNSRAYEATFPTVPNVAILFQRAWQMVEQIRNGDADAGITGFDILSEMRQEGDNLVVVAEDLGYSQGRLAIAVPEEWIDVRTLTDLAEVALEFRERGRVLRIATTFPSQTRQFLFQQGITYFQVVQAEGGLEAAPTLGYADIIVDLVSTGATLKDNRLKMIEHGVILETQACLVGNRERLRASAAKREALRQILEHIEASQSAEPYSTLTANMQGDSAEAIAAKLAAFPEVGGLLGPTIARVFARDEQDDSWFAVTVQVKSKDLLSAVASLRQADCMSVSVTSPHYIFARESSLYRGLLQTLKLEE, encoded by the coding sequence ATGGCTGAAGCGCTGCGTCTGCTCGTGCCAAGCAAGGGCCGCATTGGGGAGCAAACACTGGATTTCTTCGCCAGGTGCGGCCTTGACGTCGTGCGTCCAAATTCGCGCGCATATGAAGCGACGTTCCCGACAGTTCCCAACGTGGCGATCCTCTTTCAGCGCGCGTGGCAAATGGTCGAGCAAATTCGCAACGGTGACGCCGACGCCGGCATTACCGGCTTTGACATTCTGTCTGAAATGCGGCAAGAAGGCGACAATCTCGTGGTCGTCGCGGAAGACCTGGGGTACTCCCAGGGGAGACTCGCCATTGCGGTACCGGAGGAATGGATAGACGTTCGTACCTTGACCGACCTTGCCGAAGTGGCGCTAGAGTTTCGCGAAAGAGGCCGGGTACTGCGCATTGCCACGACCTTTCCTTCCCAGACTCGCCAGTTTCTCTTCCAGCAGGGCATCACGTACTTCCAGGTTGTGCAGGCCGAGGGCGGTCTGGAGGCGGCGCCGACTCTCGGCTATGCCGATATCATCGTTGACTTGGTTTCCACGGGCGCAACGCTCAAAGACAACCGGCTCAAGATGATCGAACATGGGGTCATTTTGGAAACGCAGGCATGTCTTGTCGGAAATCGAGAACGACTGCGCGCGAGCGCTGCCAAGCGGGAGGCGCTGCGGCAGATCCTGGAACACATAGAAGCTTCGCAAAGCGCCGAACCATACTCGACGCTTACCGCAAACATGCAAGGAGACTCTGCAGAGGCAATCGCGGCCAAGCTAGCGGCATTTCCGGAAGTCGGCGGTCTGCTCGGCCCAACAATTGCTCGAGTATTTGCCAGAGATGAGCAGGACGATTCGTGGTTCGCGGTAACCGTCCAGGTAAAGTCCAAGGACTTGCTCTCTGCTGTGGCAAGCTTGCGGCAAGCGGATTGTATGAGCGTCTCCGTTACCTCTCCGCACTACATCTTTGCGCGGGAGAGTTCCCTTTACCGCGGCCTTCTCCAGACACTGAAATTGGAAGAATGA
- a CDS encoding aldo/keto reductase: protein METRKLGTTGIDVSAFALGTWELGGLWWGPIDAEDSVEILHRALDLGVTTYDASDAYGNGRSEVILGEALRGRRADTVLITKAGYLVGIDGAQALFQQRGVPQPQCYEPWYIRHECELSLRRLQTDYIDAYLLHDPPVDVVKREEPWETLRELKQAGKVRSIGLSSSVAACLEAVRQGYADVVEVSYSVALQEAAAELFPLCAEKGVGVLARSPFASGRLFQDAATVERLTAALVKPPVESLHAAAIKFVLSYPHVAACITGMMNTEELEANVGAAEPPFLADEQRKLAEAP, encoded by the coding sequence ATGGAAACGCGCAAACTAGGCACAACCGGCATCGATGTCTCAGCCTTCGCGTTGGGAACCTGGGAACTCGGCGGGCTCTGGTGGGGACCGATAGATGCCGAAGATAGCGTCGAAATCCTGCATCGCGCCCTGGATCTCGGTGTCACCACCTATGACGCCTCCGACGCTTACGGCAACGGTCGCTCGGAAGTAATTCTGGGCGAAGCATTGCGCGGGCGGCGCGCAGACACGGTGCTCATCACGAAGGCGGGCTACCTGGTGGGCATAGATGGAGCGCAGGCGCTCTTTCAACAGCGGGGCGTGCCCCAGCCGCAATGCTATGAGCCGTGGTACATTCGCCACGAATGTGAACTGAGCCTGCGCCGCTTGCAGACCGACTACATTGACGCGTATCTCCTGCACGATCCGCCGGTGGACGTAGTCAAACGCGAAGAACCCTGGGAGACGCTGCGCGAACTGAAACAGGCCGGCAAGGTGCGCAGCATTGGGCTTTCGTCTTCCGTAGCGGCCTGCCTGGAGGCCGTGCGGCAGGGCTACGCAGACGTGGTTGAGGTCTCGTATAGCGTGGCGCTGCAAGAGGCGGCGGCAGAGCTCTTTCCGCTCTGCGCGGAGAAAGGGGTTGGCGTGTTGGCGCGGTCGCCTTTTGCTTCCGGGCGGCTTTTTCAGGACGCGGCAACTGTGGAACGCCTGACGGCGGCGCTCGTCAAGCCGCCGGTTGAGTCCCTGCACGCAGCCGCGATCAAGTTCGTGCTCTCCTATCCGCACGTGGCGGCGTGCATCACCGGCATGATGAACACGGAGGAACTTGAGGCAAACGTGGGCGCAGCCGAACCGCCGTTTCTTGCCGATGAGCAGAGGAAACTCGCTGAGGCGCCGTAA
- a CDS encoding GMC family oxidoreductase, producing MAQSHDVADVLIIGAGASGAAAAWSLASGGLDVVCLEQGDWVDPADYPHSSVDWELHRQTDFAKDPNARQRPEDYPLNNDDTPITPLMFNAVGGSTIHWSGHFPRFRPSDFRVKTLDGVADDWPVTYGDLAPYYEQNDANIGVSGLNGDPANPERTPRQTPPLGLDAATKAYVRGLEKLGWHWWPTDNALITAPFGEGRQECNYCGPCDMGCPRGAMSSAHVTYWPMALAKGVRLITRARVREITVDRRGRASGAVYYTADGGIAQQRARVVIVACNGVGTPRLLLNSVSSLFPHGLANSSGLVGTHLMFHPVTFVTGVFAEPLNGYVGPLGMVLHCQEFYETDTSRGYVRGFQLQMGRESGPLSTALGNFPGEKIPWGSEHHRVQRERSAHTLTIGVMIEDLPEAQNRVEIDATLTDSNGIPAPRIVYKVSENSRRSLDYAIARARDLVDAAGATQVLNQPLTRETGWHLMGTARMGNDPANSVVDRYGRAHDVPNLFIVDGSLFVTSAAVNPTSTIQALALHVSDWLKHNFREVAS from the coding sequence GTGGCGCAATCGCATGACGTTGCAGATGTCCTAATCATCGGTGCCGGCGCGTCCGGCGCGGCGGCAGCGTGGTCATTGGCGTCGGGTGGACTTGACGTGGTCTGCCTGGAGCAAGGCGACTGGGTCGATCCTGCGGACTACCCTCATAGCAGTGTCGATTGGGAATTGCACCGGCAGACTGACTTCGCCAAAGATCCCAACGCGCGGCAGCGTCCGGAGGACTACCCCCTCAACAACGATGACACCCCCATTACGCCGCTCATGTTCAATGCCGTTGGCGGCAGCACCATCCACTGGAGCGGTCACTTTCCGCGCTTCCGGCCCTCTGATTTCCGCGTAAAGACGCTGGACGGCGTTGCCGACGACTGGCCTGTGACGTATGGGGACCTCGCGCCGTATTACGAGCAGAACGATGCCAACATCGGCGTTTCGGGTCTGAACGGTGACCCCGCCAATCCGGAGCGCACGCCCCGCCAAACGCCGCCACTCGGTCTCGATGCCGCTACCAAGGCTTATGTTCGCGGCTTGGAAAAGCTGGGCTGGCACTGGTGGCCGACTGACAACGCCCTCATTACTGCGCCCTTTGGCGAAGGGCGGCAGGAGTGCAATTACTGCGGGCCGTGCGACATGGGGTGTCCGCGCGGCGCCATGTCCAGTGCCCACGTGACGTACTGGCCGATGGCTCTGGCGAAGGGAGTGCGCCTCATCACTCGCGCGCGGGTGCGGGAGATCACCGTGGACCGGCGTGGCCGTGCCAGCGGCGCCGTGTACTACACGGCAGATGGCGGCATTGCTCAACAACGCGCGCGGGTCGTCATCGTCGCGTGCAACGGGGTGGGCACGCCGCGGCTGCTGCTCAACTCAGTGTCCAGTCTCTTCCCACACGGCCTCGCCAACTCAAGCGGTCTCGTCGGCACGCACCTCATGTTCCATCCCGTGACATTTGTGACTGGCGTTTTTGCCGAACCGTTGAACGGTTACGTGGGCCCACTCGGCATGGTTCTTCACTGTCAGGAATTCTATGAGACTGATACAAGCAGAGGCTATGTGCGTGGATTTCAACTCCAGATGGGTCGAGAGAGCGGCCCTCTCTCCACAGCTCTTGGCAACTTTCCCGGTGAAAAGATCCCGTGGGGCTCGGAACACCATCGCGTACAACGCGAGCGCAGCGCTCACACGCTTACGATCGGCGTCATGATCGAAGACCTGCCCGAGGCGCAAAATCGTGTTGAAATTGATGCCACCCTGACGGACAGCAATGGCATTCCGGCACCGAGGATTGTGTACAAAGTGAGTGAGAACAGCAGAAGGAGTCTGGATTACGCCATTGCGCGGGCGCGGGACCTTGTGGACGCCGCGGGCGCCACACAGGTATTGAACCAACCGCTTACGCGGGAAACGGGGTGGCACTTGATGGGCACCGCGCGCATGGGCAATGATCCCGCCAATTCGGTTGTAGACCGATACGGACGCGCCCACGACGTGCCCAATCTCTTCATCGTGGACGGGAGTCTTTTTGTCACGTCCGCTGCGGTCAACCCGACCAGTACAATCCAGGCCCTGGCGCTCCACGTCTCCGACTGGTTGAAGCATAACTTCCGGGAAGTGGCATCATGA
- a CDS encoding class I SAM-dependent methyltransferase, which yields MSEQAPSDQDVRQHFTERAASYTGGQGDTVEVMVALATPGADTTALDVATGTGLVAFALAAEITGSGSVIGVDFTAAMLARAAEQQETDGAVASDGQISFAAADATRLPFADGMFSVVTCRFSVHHFTHAIPAMQEMARVLAPGGRLVIGEFGMPEDPQKAAYFNRMERLRGHSHVQAFSESQLSRMMADVGCPVRDARLLKREMLASEWFETANTTDENREIARKMLWDGLEGDLAGLSPQRVGEDLLLTRHEIVLSGVRA from the coding sequence ATGAGCGAACAGGCACCATCGGATCAGGACGTACGACAGCACTTTACGGAGCGGGCGGCATCCTATACGGGCGGGCAGGGCGACACGGTGGAGGTGATGGTCGCCTTGGCCACGCCCGGAGCCGACACGACCGCGCTTGACGTGGCAACCGGCACTGGCTTGGTCGCGTTTGCGCTTGCCGCGGAAATCACGGGAAGCGGCTCAGTCATTGGCGTGGACTTCACGGCCGCCATGCTTGCCCGCGCCGCGGAGCAACAAGAGACGGACGGCGCGGTGGCAAGTGACGGGCAAATATCTTTTGCGGCGGCTGATGCGACGCGCTTACCGTTTGCCGATGGGATGTTCAGCGTTGTGACATGCCGCTTTAGCGTTCATCACTTTACGCATGCCATACCGGCTATGCAAGAAATGGCGCGTGTGCTCGCGCCGGGAGGCCGGCTGGTTATTGGCGAGTTCGGCATGCCGGAAGACCCGCAGAAAGCGGCGTACTTCAACCGCATGGAGCGCTTGCGTGGGCACTCCCACGTACAGGCGTTCAGCGAGAGTCAATTGAGCCGGATGATGGCGGACGTTGGCTGCCCGGTGCGAGACGCGCGCCTGCTGAAGCGGGAAATGCTGGCCAGTGAATGGTTCGAGACCGCCAACACCACTGATGAGAACCGCGAAATTGCGAGGAAAATGCTCTGGGACGGGCTGGAAGGTGACCTGGCTGGTCTCTCGCCACAGCGCGTTGGTGAAGACCTTCTCTTGACTCGACACGAGATCGTCCTCAGCGGCGTGAGAGCCTAG